The uncultured Desulfovibrio sp. genome contains a region encoding:
- the thiE gene encoding thiamine phosphate synthase → MPRILPGETDIYAITDAGLSLGRPLEEVVSALMGAGVRILQYREKKLKSGAMLEECRLLRRLTKEAGACFIVNDHVDIAMLVQADGVHVGQEDLPVPDVRSLVGPEMIVGLSTHLPEQAREARSLGADYIGVGPIFATNTKEDVVDPVGYEYLDWVARNGDLPFVAIGGIKRHNIAEVARHGARCCSLVSELVGAPDIRTRVEDVRKAMREGMVG, encoded by the coding sequence ATGCCCAGAATCCTGCCTGGAGAAACGGATATTTATGCCATCACGGATGCCGGTCTTTCACTGGGAAGGCCGCTTGAAGAAGTTGTTTCCGCCCTTATGGGGGCGGGTGTGCGCATTTTGCAATATCGCGAAAAAAAGCTGAAATCCGGTGCCATGCTGGAGGAATGCCGCCTGTTGCGGCGGCTGACCAAGGAGGCCGGAGCCTGCTTTATCGTCAACGACCACGTGGATATCGCCATGCTGGTGCAGGCCGACGGCGTGCATGTGGGGCAGGAGGATTTGCCTGTCCCCGACGTGCGCAGCCTTGTGGGGCCGGAAATGATCGTCGGCCTTTCCACCCATCTGCCGGAACAGGCCCGGGAAGCCCGCAGCCTTGGCGCGGACTACATCGGCGTGGGGCCGATCTTTGCCACCAACACCAAGGAAGACGTGGTTGATCCCGTTGGGTACGAGTATCTGGACTGGGTTGCCCGCAATGGGGATTTGCCCTTTGTGGCCATTGGCGGCATCAAGCGGCATAACATTGCGGAAGTCGCGCGACACGGTGCGCGCTGCTGCTCGCTTGTGAGCGAACTGGTCGGCGCGCCCGACATACGCACCAGAGTGGAAGATGTGCGCAAGGCCATGCGTGAAGGCATGGTGGGGTAG
- a CDS encoding DUF362 domain-containing protein, with product MENGINIPPAGLENSPVAAPASLPVALLQQEDYHDPGLGRAVGGVMDAARLTELCPLRPGARVLVKPNLLLAKPLACASPQVVAAVCAWLMDHGARVRVADSPGFGRAASVARAVGLEAALRPLGLEVEEIGPAEPVPLPLEGEAAQKAGLQAGGSRFHVARLALESDFIVSVPRVKAHAQMLVTLSVKNCFGCVRGLHKAFAHAREGRDPLFFADCLAALWAALPPVAAVADGVTAMHVTGPSNGSPYALGVVGASASAVALDEALYAVLGLAPQDVPLGAALCRRQAWGSAPAEGHDGIRAVFPLRSPGDFSSEGFQLPAELSHTSFHPARFVHSCFRRIVAAFRK from the coding sequence ATGGAAAACGGCATCAATATCCCGCCTGCCGGGCTGGAAAACAGCCCTGTCGCCGCCCCGGCTTCATTGCCCGTGGCCTTGTTGCAGCAAGAGGATTACCATGATCCCGGCTTGGGCAGGGCTGTGGGCGGCGTCATGGACGCTGCCCGCCTGACGGAGCTTTGCCCCTTGCGCCCCGGTGCGCGCGTACTGGTAAAGCCCAACCTTTTGCTGGCAAAACCCCTGGCTTGCGCTTCGCCGCAGGTTGTGGCCGCCGTATGCGCCTGGCTTATGGATCACGGGGCGCGAGTGCGTGTGGCGGATTCGCCGGGTTTTGGGCGTGCGGCCTCCGTGGCCCGGGCTGTGGGGCTTGAGGCGGCTTTGCGCCCTCTGGGCCTTGAAGTTGAAGAGATCGGCCCTGCGGAGCCGGTGCCTCTGCCCCTCGAGGGAGAAGCGGCGCAAAAGGCTGGTTTGCAGGCGGGCGGATCGCGCTTTCATGTGGCGCGTCTGGCGCTTGAGAGCGATTTTATTGTGTCGGTTCCCCGGGTCAAGGCCCATGCGCAGATGCTGGTGACGCTCTCCGTCAAAAACTGTTTTGGTTGCGTGCGCGGCCTGCACAAGGCTTTTGCCCACGCCCGCGAGGGGCGCGACCCCCTGTTTTTTGCCGACTGCCTTGCCGCGCTATGGGCGGCCTTGCCCCCTGTTGCCGCAGTTGCGGACGGCGTTACGGCCATGCACGTTACAGGGCCGAGCAACGGCAGCCCTTATGCACTGGGCGTGGTCGGGGCCAGCGCCTCAGCCGTGGCGCTGGACGAAGCGCTGTATGCCGTATTGGGCCTTGCGCCGCAGGATGTGCCTCTGGGTGCGGCCTTGTGCCGCCGCCAGGCCTGGGGCAGCGCCCCGGCAGAAGGGCATGACGGCATTCGGGCTGTCTTTCCCCTGCGAAGTCCCGGGGATTTTTCATCCGAAGGATTTCAGTTGCCAGCGGAGCTTTCGCACACGTCCTTTCATCCTGCCCGCTTTGTACACAGTTGTTTTCGCCGCATTGTTGCGGCGTTCAGAAAATAG